The Streptomyces achromogenes genome window below encodes:
- a CDS encoding TetR family transcriptional regulator, protein MPPSTETLTAERILEATEEVLRRHGPAKATVVDVARALGVSHGSVYRHFRTKAALRAAVTKRWLDRTSQTLSAIAADATRAPQTRLRDWLAALFEAKRRKADDDPELFATYMVLTGETGDVVDEHLADLTGQLTRIIEAGVASGAFTAPDPRATARAVFHATGRFHDPGYHRVWQRQGVEDDFTAVVDLLLRGLRAPS, encoded by the coding sequence ATGCCACCGAGCACCGAGACCCTGACCGCCGAGCGCATCCTCGAGGCGACCGAGGAGGTGCTGCGCCGGCACGGCCCGGCCAAGGCGACCGTGGTCGACGTGGCCCGCGCGCTCGGAGTCAGCCACGGCAGTGTCTACCGGCACTTCCGCACGAAGGCGGCGCTGCGGGCGGCGGTCACGAAGCGGTGGCTGGACCGTACGTCGCAGACCCTGTCCGCCATCGCCGCCGACGCGACACGAGCTCCGCAGACCCGGCTGCGCGACTGGCTCGCGGCGCTGTTCGAGGCCAAGCGCCGCAAGGCGGACGACGACCCCGAACTGTTCGCCACGTACATGGTGCTGACCGGGGAGACCGGTGACGTGGTCGACGAACACCTCGCCGACCTGACCGGCCAGCTGACCCGGATCATCGAGGCGGGAGTCGCGTCCGGCGCGTTCACCGCCCCCGACCCGCGGGCCACCGCCCGCGCCGTCTTCCACGCCACCGGCCGCTTCCACGACCCCGGCTACCACCGGGTGTGGCAACGGCAGGGCGTCGAGGACGACTTCACGGCCGTGGTCGACCTGCTGCTACGGGGACTGCGCGCCCCCTCCTGA
- a CDS encoding aldo/keto reductase: MTMRTRSLGLTGPQVSALGLGCMGMSALYGGGDRAEGIATIHAALEAGVTLLDTGDFYGMGHNELLIGEALRTAPAARRQQALTSVKFGALRGPDGAWSGYDGRPAAVKNFAAYSLQRLGVDHIDVYRLARLDPDVPIEETVGAIAELVEKGYVRHIGLSEVGAETIRRAAATAPIADLQIEYGLISRGIEKSILPATRELGISITAYGVLSRGLISGHFTADRKLAADDFRAHSPRFQGDNLQHNLNLVEALRKIAGQKGVSVAQIAIAWVLAQGEDIVPLIGARSRERLAESLGALDVVLDAADLTAIEEAVPADAAAGERYAAAAMAHLDSER; this comes from the coding sequence ATGACGATGCGAACCCGCTCCCTCGGCCTCACCGGTCCCCAGGTCTCCGCCCTCGGCCTCGGCTGCATGGGCATGTCCGCGCTGTACGGCGGCGGGGACCGGGCCGAGGGGATCGCGACCATCCACGCCGCCCTCGAGGCCGGCGTGACGCTGCTGGACACCGGCGACTTCTACGGCATGGGCCACAACGAGCTGCTGATCGGCGAAGCGCTGCGCACCGCGCCCGCCGCCCGTCGCCAACAGGCCCTGACCAGTGTGAAGTTCGGCGCCCTGCGCGGGCCGGACGGCGCCTGGTCCGGCTACGACGGCCGGCCCGCCGCCGTGAAGAACTTCGCCGCCTACTCCCTCCAGCGCCTGGGCGTCGACCACATCGACGTCTACCGCCTCGCCCGGCTCGACCCCGACGTGCCGATCGAGGAGACGGTCGGCGCGATCGCCGAACTCGTCGAGAAGGGGTACGTCCGGCACATCGGCCTCAGCGAGGTCGGCGCCGAGACCATCCGCAGGGCCGCCGCCACCGCCCCGATCGCCGACCTCCAGATCGAGTACGGGCTGATCTCCCGCGGCATCGAGAAGTCGATCCTGCCGGCCACCCGTGAACTGGGAATCTCGATCACCGCGTACGGCGTGCTGTCGCGCGGACTGATCTCCGGGCACTTCACCGCCGACCGCAAGCTCGCAGCCGACGACTTCCGGGCCCACTCGCCCCGTTTCCAGGGCGACAACCTCCAGCACAACCTGAACCTGGTGGAGGCCCTGCGGAAGATCGCCGGGCAGAAGGGCGTCTCCGTCGCCCAGATCGCGATCGCCTGGGTGCTGGCCCAGGGCGAGGACATCGTGCCGCTGATCGGCGCCCGGTCCAGGGAGCGGCTCGCGGAGTCGCTGGGCGCGCTGGACGTCGTCCTGGACGCCGCCGACCTCACCGCGATCGAGGAGGCCGTCCCGGCCGACGCGGCCGCAGGCGAGCGCTACGCGGCCGCCGCGATGGCCCACCTCGACAGCGAGCGCTGA